The Humulus lupulus chromosome 4, drHumLupu1.1, whole genome shotgun sequence genome has a window encoding:
- the LOC133830915 gene encoding putative pentatricopeptide repeat-containing protein At5g37570, which translates to MARTRSQRSTSETDDTSIAHGIPAAPLDGRTSPTVPPPSTIPPTSAALPPSVPPAIASLISPIYENPYSLSQGDQPASVLVSNILQGSNNYNSLGLSIHGCGEQAVSLFHMMLNEGLIPDEVAFSVILTACSRSGLVEDGRQLFHLMKNEYSIAPSQDHYACMVDLLSRSGRLKEAYEILSSMPMEPSSASWGALLGACKLHCDVELGELVASRLIELEPQNAGNYVLLSNIYAATDRWLDVSLVRSKMREKSVKKIPGRSWIRSHG; encoded by the exons ATGGCAAGAACACGATCTCAGAGGTCTACCTCTGAAACTGATGACACTTCTATCGCTCATGGCATCCCAGCCGCTCCATTGGATGGTCGGACATCTCCAACCGTTCCACCTCCGTCGACCATTCCTCCCACTTCCGCAGCTCTACCACCATCAGTTCCTCCGGCCATTGCTTCACTGATTTCGCCAATATATGAGAACCCATACTCTCTTTCTCAAGGTGACCAACCAGCATCAGTTTTGGTCTCTAACATCCTCCAAGGTAGCAACAACTACAACTCTTTG GGGCTATCTATACATGGTTGTGGGGAACAGGCCGTTTCCCTTTTCCATATGATGCTAAATGAAGGTTTGATTCCTGATGAGGTGGCTTTTTCAGTTATCCTGACAGCTTGTAGCCGATCTGGGCTGGTCGAGGATGGTAGGCAATTATTTCATTTAATGAAAAATGAGTACTCCATTGCTCCTTCGCAAGATCATTATGCTTGTATGGTTGATCTTCTCAGCCGTTCAGGAAGGTTGAAAGAAGCTTATGAGATTTTGAGTTCAATGCCCATGGAACCCAGTTCTGCTTCATGGGGCGCACTACTTGGGGCCTGTAAGCTACATTGTGATGTGGAGCTGGGTGAGTTAGTTGCCAGTCGGTTGATTGAGCTTGAACCTCAAAATGCTGGTAATTATGTGCTGCTTTCAAATATCTACGCTGCCACCGATCGCTGGTTGGATGTTTCACTTGTGAGGAGCAAAATGAGAGAGAAATCTGTTAAAAAAATACCTGGTCGCAGTTGGATTAGATCACATGGCTAA
- the LOC133829734 gene encoding cinnamoyl-CoA reductase CAD2-like: MSGVGKVVCVTGASGYIGSWLVKVLLQSGYIVKATVSNLSDSKKTDHLVALDGAEEKLHLFKANLMEEGSFDTAINGCDGVFHTASPAILSAIDPQAEIIEPAVKGTLNVLRSCAKAQSLKRVVITSSFASVLLNGKKLAPDVVVDETWFSDPVLCENLKLYYPLSKILAEEAAWKFAKENQIDLVTIHPALALGPLLPPVINNSVELIMNLVINGPQTFPISVCGFLDVRDVANAHVQAFEVASASGRYNLVGCVAHISDVLKILKDLYPALNIPEKCEVEAQPLMPKYQVSDVKAKSLGINYIPLEVSLGDTIESLKEKGFLNI, from the exons atgagTGGAGTAGGAAAGGTGGTGTGTGTTACTGGAGCTTCTGGTTACATAGGTTCATGGCTAGTGAAGGTCTTACTACAAAGTGGATATATTGTCAAAGCCACTGTCAGTAATCTAA GTGATTCAAAGAAAACGGATCACTTGGTTGCTCTAGATGGAGCTGAAGAAAAACTTCATTTATTCAAAGCAAATTTAATGGAAGAAGGCTCTTTTGATACTGCTATCAATGGATGTGATGGGGTTTTTCACACAGCTTCTCCTGCAATTCTTTCAGCCATTGACCCTCAA GCAGAAATAATAGAGCCGGCAGTGAAGGGAACACTGAATGTTCTAAGGTCATGTGCAAAAGCTCAATCTTTAAAGAGAGTGGTTATAACATCTTCCTTTGCTTCAGTTTTATTAAATGGAAAAAAACTTGCCCCTGATGTGGTTGTTGACGAGACATGGTTTTCTGATCCTGTTCTTTGTGAGAATTTGAAG CTATATTATCCACTTTCGAAAATTCTAGCCGAGGAGGCTGCTTGGAaatttgcaaaagaaaatcaGATCGATTTGGTCACTATTCATCCAGCATTAGCACTTGGTCCTCTCCTGCCACCAGTTATTAATAACAGTGTGGAGCTGATTATGAATCTTGTTATTAATG GACCTCAAACGTTTCCAATTAGTGTTTGTGGATTTCTTGATGTTAGAGACGTTGCAAATGCACATGTTCAAGCATTTGAAGTTGCTTCAGCTAGTGGAAGATACAATCTAGTTGGATGTGTTGCACACATTTCTGATGTTTTAAAGATTTTAAAAGACCTCTACCCTGCTTTGAATATTCCTGAAAA ATGTGAAGTAGAGGCACAACCTCTAATGCCAAAGTATCAAGTATCAGATGTGAAAGCAAAGAGTCTGGGAATCAATTACATTCCATTGGAAGTGAGCTTGGGAGACACTATAGAAAGCCTCAAGGAAAAGGGCTTTCTTAATATCTAA